In the genome of Fusobacterium necrogenes, one region contains:
- a CDS encoding two-partner secretion domain-containing protein, with the protein MKDFKLSEKILKHNLKKRKSITLALIVSFLITGGLGTTEEVILARDLRARNTVIPVQGNNAPTLGNSANGTDVVNIVNPDKNGISHNKFTDLSVGAGNGLIFNNSTEHGVSQIGGYVTKNPNLNSSATTILNEVSGNKVSNIDGTIEVFGKRADFILANENGINVNGATFINTNGVTLSTGKVLKDDSNINFDVQKGNVLLNGVGTSGDYFNVLARSIEIHNEISAIKEEKTPDITLIAGQNKIELKKGDFSNPIIKSSSDSKQDKYGIYATGLGAMYGRNIRLISTDQGLGVKHEGAIFSEGDIAIEANGNISVATLNAKKGVKLKGKDLETKGGIIKVAGKDQINSISAENDITLELEGNGTIRSAVQSTGGNIVISAKGLTLQDKTSARLISKNSITLKLSEKLDVQGVLIPTVSGVDSNKLVIVSNSDGSLQVKDIESGKVYSSEEITWVSTGIIGKDVEIFTKELVNKGIISADGKLTITAESLLNEKNALLKGSDLELTANSSFVNKGEIRENKKELNEVVDPNGKLKIEVLKGKFENYGNISAKDITITAQELINALNGKVIASDGNIILTTTVGELVNNGEILATKDLKLISANNLTNTGKLGADSILIQAVQGKFLNAGHITAVKDLVINVKELLNAGSSEEIEKYLGALYQYSEEELTKVENSISELNKKIAAEKDPAQLAELKATLSGLEEVKNKLNNLKDILSKTGMLGVLSGDNVKITTKESFENKGVVTSQKDLTLETGSVINSGVLQAGDNLLIEALGKIVNTQRITAGKKIIISGDSFVSNGNEERIKEYLELLQKLNSENLSAEELAELKAKIAAFSDLGVIEGETLAITTKTTLENNGIVITKGDVSLKSEDSIKNNGVMSVGKNLDVKGKSFSSKDLTIKENLSANISGDFNSHNLSVGGNVDITSSKLENSGKLETGGGLNLTGNFSNKSGATASVGKSLNINGGVNNSGELLVGEILKVANGSTLNNGNINVNGDINIGGSSLTNAGKLIANGKIVTDVSEDISNSGDLSSTDKISLKSKNFLNSGEVVGNGVSITVDNSFSNTNSIQSNSELSISNLGNGITQSMKELKAKGNIDIEASSSDVSLAGKVQTENNLKVDSKSFTNTGELSAKNIDVKTGSLNNTGTLMTGESTRVSLDSSRQNLSSGFRSSFANSSANTVAGTMISNGDITLENVVGDINVKKFQTPGSITISTSGDIVNEGMIVGNKDVNLKATNVLNQEGTTIWAGQNLLIEALEKIYLKLNSLIMSKGDMSLKAKAIINDAGTISSGKDLSIKTDVLLNKSKVDIKYDVVGTENSKHTVRWDDTFNYHLDTTEVWVPVIENNSVVTDKATIEAAGNINIIGDTGATTKVLNESGTIAAAKDITIKGDIQNNTSYKEVDVIELLKLIKVKLSWQTKLYLTNAHGNSGVSFEGSLYDALTQGYLGKGREAYYRALALNDNELLNKALSSVLGSDWKDKSKPISQDKWNLDANFKYYAANGNAQILAGGNFTHTDGSLVNNGGESGGNKSVNITIGENVVDGIEGSLGVNIANINDIKEVNGIKYPHDVELATGSITIDGVTITAETGNLAGTIAVSGTVNPIIFIDVPTGENGLFKPVVGDPQPGEPLFETNIEFIDPNNFYGSDYFFEQLGYDKNKTSSVLGDAYYDYLLIKDMIQKGLGYVKDINAQDIQALINNAAKVSTALGLQLGKALTQEQINNLEHDIVWYVEVEVNGQKVLAPQLYLSKNSRIDIAQNQGNGGTSTIKAGGDFISDNTSFSNTNGNIDVAGNVIIKSSGNITNNSSGGMSGGISADKNIAVDATGNINMIGGSLKGDNVIVSGNDVNIESTLGIDEKGNQIISDKAGIEANNGIQVDATGNINIKGGSLTASGYEVRTNDTQEATTTQDVSQGNGNEVVENVEVVKDINYYKELFAKDSKDVIAGDAGSIYINAGGDVNIEDIYTVSSEYKHEYSDKGYSNESGSSALSNGTEVKGSNINISGKNVNIKGSDLSTNDVDEKIAEKSKSNTISISAEDNVTVEDSADVVHISSSGRTLDTVRGLLTSEYRSKDFNASLSHGSNINTNGDVYISAGHDATIKGSNINSNGSTNISAKHDVNIIDGRDEIKESTRKDVYQVFGGSSTKTSKEASLSKGSNITGDGDLNISAGNDIKVVGGKVEVKGEANFDAGNNVTFEAGKNETKESVRSIGAGVFAIGEGGLGGAIYPVDGVSFKETWDALGMPAPVTTTNAKGQNFASGNGGVILDAIVVLQAGVKVENYWSDKTATTWTESDISGKNININARNSVDIGGGNFGAAGTLNVNSKYLKSTKYEDIIKEEKTGFNIHLKELFGAESSFVDAAAKIVQSVEAGGDLNPAVGAAQGVGIATNLLFANLFGAGVQTMLGYEMGHDTSISSKENITNITAKNVNFTTEKDMSLNGVDISATDDVTLNAGGDIKITSAKEESSRNAYSSSGDVRFHQGAGVHMIYGAGVGGHIGLNTRVDVNKDNTNSTVNSNISSGGNLVVKTKGSLDIDGGHLSAEKDVNLEVGKDLNIKSDITTSSKNTYYATASLRAGVDLTTNTVIRGQLSVAAGGGHTYNDQQKIDESGITSGGNFIAKVGGDVDLDAAKLGSETGKGSLEVGGDINLKSETIRTDAAGADIVAGIGEIGEMGVSGYISDTIKKQEKVNSAIGVDSVIVKGDVAIDGEKKDVTDIPNDINNNREVQEDYFSKGGAFSGIAPVKKGYNAVTPHKRGSYDVNP; encoded by the coding sequence ATGAAAGACTTTAAACTGTCAGAAAAAATTTTAAAACACAATCTTAAAAAAAGAAAGAGTATTACACTAGCTCTAATCGTTAGCTTCTTAATTACTGGGGGATTGGGGACTACTGAAGAAGTTATTTTAGCTAGAGATTTGAGAGCTAGAAACACTGTTATTCCTGTTCAGGGAAACAATGCTCCAACTTTAGGAAATTCTGCTAATGGAACAGATGTTGTTAATATTGTTAATCCTGATAAAAATGGGATTTCTCACAACAAATTTACTGATTTAAGTGTCGGTGCAGGGAATGGGCTTATATTTAACAATAGTACTGAGCATGGAGTCTCACAAATTGGTGGGTATGTAACTAAAAACCCTAACTTAAATAGTAGTGCTACTACTATTTTGAATGAAGTTAGTGGAAATAAAGTATCTAATATAGATGGAACCATTGAAGTTTTTGGTAAAAGAGCTGATTTCATACTTGCTAATGAAAATGGAATAAATGTCAATGGAGCTACCTTTATTAATACTAATGGAGTTACTTTAAGTACTGGTAAAGTTCTAAAGGATGACTCTAATATTAATTTTGATGTACAAAAAGGAAATGTTCTTTTAAATGGAGTTGGAACTAGTGGAGATTATTTCAATGTTTTGGCAAGAAGTATTGAGATACACAACGAAATATCTGCTATAAAGGAAGAAAAAACTCCTGATATTACTTTAATCGCAGGACAAAATAAAATTGAATTAAAGAAGGGAGATTTTAGTAATCCTATTATAAAATCTTCTTCTGATAGTAAACAAGATAAGTATGGTATATATGCTACTGGATTAGGTGCTATGTATGGAAGAAATATTAGACTTATCAGTACTGATCAAGGACTTGGAGTAAAACATGAAGGAGCTATATTCAGTGAAGGTGATATAGCGATTGAAGCTAATGGAAATATTTCAGTAGCTACACTTAACGCGAAGAAAGGTGTAAAACTCAAAGGAAAAGATCTAGAAACAAAAGGTGGAATCATAAAAGTTGCTGGAAAAGATCAAATTAATTCTATTTCAGCAGAGAATGATATTACTCTTGAATTAGAAGGAAATGGAACTATAAGATCAGCCGTTCAATCTACTGGAGGAAATATAGTTATTTCTGCTAAAGGATTAACTTTACAAGATAAGACTTCTGCTAGATTGATAAGTAAAAATTCTATAACTTTAAAGCTTTCAGAGAAGTTAGATGTACAAGGAGTACTAATTCCTACAGTATCAGGAGTTGATTCTAATAAGTTAGTAATAGTATCAAATAGTGATGGATCACTTCAAGTAAAAGATATTGAAAGTGGAAAAGTTTATTCTTCAGAAGAGATTACATGGGTAAGTACAGGAATAATAGGTAAAGATGTAGAAATATTTACTAAAGAATTAGTAAATAAAGGAATTATTTCTGCAGATGGAAAATTAACTATTACTGCTGAAAGCTTATTAAATGAAAAGAATGCTTTATTAAAAGGAAGTGATCTTGAGTTAACAGCTAATTCTTCTTTTGTTAACAAAGGAGAGATTAGAGAAAATAAAAAAGAGTTAAATGAGGTAGTAGATCCTAATGGAAAATTAAAAATTGAAGTTTTAAAAGGAAAATTTGAAAACTATGGAAATATATCAGCAAAAGATATAACTATCACTGCTCAAGAACTTATAAATGCTTTAAATGGAAAAGTTATTGCTAGTGATGGAAATATTATTCTAACTACTACTGTTGGAGAATTAGTTAATAATGGAGAGATATTAGCTACAAAAGATCTTAAGTTAATAAGCGCAAATAATCTAACAAATACAGGAAAACTAGGTGCAGATTCTATATTAATTCAAGCTGTACAAGGTAAATTTTTAAATGCGGGACATATAACGGCTGTAAAAGATTTAGTTATAAATGTTAAAGAACTTCTCAATGCTGGAAGCTCAGAAGAGATAGAGAAATATTTAGGAGCTCTATATCAATATTCTGAGGAGGAGTTAACAAAAGTAGAAAATTCTATATCAGAGTTAAATAAGAAAATAGCAGCTGAAAAAGATCCAGCGCAACTTGCAGAATTAAAAGCTACTTTAAGTGGATTAGAAGAGGTTAAAAATAAATTAAATAATTTAAAAGATATCTTATCTAAAACAGGAATGCTTGGAGTATTATCTGGAGATAATGTTAAAATAACTACAAAAGAGTCTTTTGAAAATAAAGGAGTTGTTACTTCACAAAAAGATCTTACTCTAGAAACTGGTAGCGTTATTAATTCAGGGGTATTACAAGCTGGAGATAATCTTTTAATTGAAGCTCTTGGAAAAATAGTGAATACTCAAAGAATAACTGCTGGGAAGAAAATTATAATCAGTGGTGATAGTTTTGTTTCTAATGGAAATGAAGAAAGAATAAAAGAGTATTTAGAGTTATTGCAAAAGTTAAATTCAGAAAATTTAAGCGCGGAAGAATTAGCAGAGCTAAAAGCTAAGATAGCAGCTTTTTCTGATTTAGGTGTGATAGAAGGAGAAACTTTAGCGATAACAACTAAAACAACTTTAGAAAATAATGGAATAGTAATAACTAAAGGTGATGTAAGTTTAAAATCAGAAGATTCAATTAAAAATAATGGAGTAATGTCAGTAGGAAAGAACTTAGATGTTAAGGGTAAGAGTTTTAGTTCAAAAGATTTAACAATTAAGGAGAACTTAAGCGCAAATATATCTGGAGATTTTAATTCACACAATTTAAGTGTTGGAGGTAATGTAGATATTACTTCATCTAAGTTAGAAAACTCTGGTAAGTTAGAAACTGGAGGAGGCTTAAATCTGACAGGAAACTTCTCGAATAAATCAGGAGCTACAGCATCTGTAGGAAAATCCTTAAATATAAATGGAGGAGTTAATAATAGTGGAGAACTATTAGTTGGAGAAATATTAAAGGTAGCTAATGGAAGTACTTTAAATAACGGAAATATTAATGTAAATGGAGATATAAATATAGGAGGATCATCTCTTACAAATGCTGGAAAATTGATTGCTAATGGTAAAATAGTAACTGATGTATCTGAAGATATAAGTAATAGCGGAGATCTTTCTTCAACTGATAAAATAAGTTTAAAATCTAAAAACTTTTTAAATAGTGGAGAAGTTGTTGGAAATGGAGTTTCAATAACCGTTGATAATTCTTTCTCTAATACTAACTCTATCCAATCAAATTCAGAATTAAGTATATCTAATTTGGGAAATGGAATAACTCAATCAATGAAAGAGTTAAAAGCTAAAGGTAATATAGATATAGAAGCTTCTTCTAGTGATGTATCATTAGCTGGTAAAGTTCAGACTGAAAATAATTTGAAAGTAGATTCTAAATCTTTCACAAATACTGGAGAGCTTTCAGCTAAAAATATAGATGTAAAGACAGGATCATTAAATAATACAGGTACATTAATGACTGGTGAAAGTACAAGAGTTTCGCTTGATTCTTCAAGACAAAATTTAAGTAGTGGATTCCGTAGTAGTTTTGCTAATTCAAGCGCTAATACTGTTGCTGGTACTATGATAAGTAATGGAGATATCACTCTTGAAAATGTTGTTGGAGATATTAATGTTAAAAAATTCCAAACTCCTGGAAGTATAACTATATCAACTTCTGGAGATATAGTTAATGAAGGAATGATAGTTGGAAATAAAGATGTTAATTTAAAAGCTACTAATGTTTTAAATCAAGAAGGTACAACTATTTGGGCTGGACAAAATCTTCTTATAGAAGCTCTTGAAAAAATATATTTAAAATTAAACTCTCTTATTATGAGCAAAGGAGATATGAGTCTAAAAGCTAAAGCTATTATAAATGATGCTGGAACTATAAGTAGTGGTAAAGATTTAAGTATTAAAACAGATGTTCTTCTTAATAAGAGTAAAGTTGATATCAAATATGATGTTGTAGGAACCGAAAATTCAAAACATACAGTAAGATGGGATGATACTTTCAATTATCACTTAGATACTACAGAGGTTTGGGTACCAGTTATTGAAAATAATAGCGTAGTAACAGATAAAGCAACAATAGAAGCTGCAGGAAATATAAATATAATTGGTGATACAGGAGCTACAACCAAAGTTTTAAATGAATCTGGTACTATTGCAGCAGCTAAGGATATAACTATAAAAGGGGATATTCAAAATAATACATCTTATAAAGAAGTTGATGTAATAGAACTTTTAAAACTTATTAAAGTTAAACTTTCATGGCAAACAAAACTTTATTTAACTAATGCGCATGGAAATTCTGGAGTATCTTTTGAAGGAAGTCTATATGATGCATTGACTCAAGGATACTTAGGAAAAGGAAGAGAAGCATATTATAGAGCTTTAGCTTTAAATGATAATGAACTACTTAATAAGGCACTTTCAAGTGTTCTTGGTAGCGATTGGAAAGATAAGAGTAAACCTATTTCTCAAGATAAATGGAATTTAGATGCTAATTTTAAATATTATGCAGCTAATGGAAATGCTCAAATATTAGCAGGAGGAAATTTTACTCACACTGATGGAAGTTTAGTAAATAATGGTGGAGAAAGTGGAGGAAACAAAAGCGTAAATATCACTATAGGAGAGAATGTTGTTGATGGTATCGAAGGAAGTTTAGGAGTAAATATTGCAAATATAAACGATATCAAAGAAGTGAATGGTATAAAATATCCTCATGATGTAGAATTAGCAACTGGAAGTATAACTATAGATGGAGTGACTATAACTGCTGAAACAGGAAACTTAGCAGGAACAATAGCTGTATCAGGAACTGTAAATCCTATAATCTTTATAGATGTTCCAACTGGTGAAAATGGATTGTTTAAACCTGTAGTAGGAGATCCACAACCTGGAGAGCCTTTATTTGAAACTAATATAGAATTTATTGATCCTAATAATTTCTATGGTTCTGATTATTTCTTTGAGCAATTAGGATATGATAAAAATAAAACATCATCAGTTCTAGGGGATGCATATTACGATTATTTATTAATTAAAGATATGATTCAAAAAGGACTTGGTTATGTAAAAGATATTAATGCACAGGATATTCAAGCTCTTATTAATAATGCAGCAAAAGTGTCTACTGCACTTGGACTTCAACTCGGAAAAGCTTTAACACAAGAACAAATTAACAACTTAGAGCATGATATAGTATGGTATGTTGAGGTAGAGGTTAACGGACAAAAAGTTTTAGCTCCACAATTATATTTATCTAAAAATAGTAGAATAGATATAGCGCAAAATCAGGGTAATGGTGGAACTTCAACTATAAAAGCTGGAGGAGACTTTATAAGTGACAATACATCATTTAGTAATACTAATGGAAATATTGATGTTGCTGGTAATGTTATTATAAAATCTTCAGGAAATATTACTAATAATAGTTCTGGTGGAATGAGTGGAGGAATTAGCGCAGATAAAAATATTGCTGTAGATGCTACTGGTAATATTAATATGATAGGTGGTAGCCTCAAAGGTGATAATGTAATTGTTAGTGGAAATGATGTCAACATAGAGTCTACATTAGGAATTGATGAAAAAGGAAATCAAATTATTTCTGATAAAGCAGGTATAGAAGCTAATAATGGAATTCAAGTAGATGCTACTGGTAATATTAACATAAAAGGTGGGTCGTTAACAGCTTCAGGATATGAAGTTAGAACTAATGATACACAAGAGGCAACAACTACTCAAGATGTTAGTCAAGGTAATGGAAATGAAGTAGTTGAAAATGTAGAAGTAGTAAAAGATATAAATTATTATAAAGAACTTTTTGCTAAAGATTCTAAAGATGTTATAGCAGGAGATGCTGGAAGTATTTATATTAATGCTGGTGGCGATGTTAATATAGAAGATATATACACTGTCTCTTCTGAATATAAGCATGAATATAGTGATAAAGGATATTCTAATGAATCAGGAAGTAGTGCTCTTTCAAATGGAACAGAAGTTAAAGGTTCAAATATTAATATTAGTGGAAAAAATGTAAATATAAAGGGAAGCGATTTATCAACAAATGATGTAGATGAAAAGATTGCAGAGAAAAGTAAATCAAATACAATAAGTATAAGCGCAGAAGATAATGTTACTGTAGAAGATTCAGCTGATGTAGTACATATTTCAAGCTCAGGAAGAACTTTAGATACAGTAAGAGGGTTATTAACATCAGAATATAGATCAAAAGATTTTAATGCATCATTATCACATGGATCAAATATAAATACAAATGGAGATGTATATATATCAGCTGGACATGATGCGACAATAAAAGGAAGTAATATTAATTCAAATGGAAGCACTAATATTTCAGCAAAACATGATGTAAATATAATAGATGGAAGAGATGAGATAAAGGAAAGTACAAGAAAAGATGTATATCAAGTATTTGGAGGTAGTTCAACAAAAACAAGTAAAGAAGCATCATTAAGTAAAGGAAGTAATATAACTGGTGATGGAGATTTAAATATAAGTGCAGGAAATGACATCAAAGTAGTTGGAGGAAAAGTAGAGGTAAAGGGAGAAGCTAATTTTGATGCAGGAAATAATGTAACATTTGAAGCTGGTAAAAATGAGACAAAAGAGAGTGTACGTTCTATTGGAGCTGGAGTATTTGCAATAGGTGAAGGTGGACTTGGAGGTGCCATTTATCCGGTTGATGGTGTTTCTTTCAAAGAAACATGGGATGCACTTGGAATGCCAGCACCTGTAACTACTACAAATGCAAAAGGGCAAAACTTTGCAAGTGGAAATGGTGGAGTTATACTTGATGCCATTGTAGTATTGCAAGCTGGGGTAAAAGTTGAGAATTATTGGAGTGACAAAACAGCTACAACTTGGACTGAAAGTGATATTTCTGGAAAGAATATCAATATAAATGCTAGAAATAGTGTAGATATTGGGGGAGGAAATTTTGGAGCAGCAGGAACACTTAATGTAAATTCAAAATATTTAAAATCTACAAAATATGAGGATATTATTAAAGAAGAAAAAACAGGATTTAATATACACCTTAAAGAACTTTTTGGAGCTGAAAGTAGTTTTGTTGATGCTGCAGCTAAAATTGTCCAATCTGTAGAAGCTGGAGGAGATTTAAATCCAGCAGTGGGAGCAGCACAAGGAGTTGGAATTGCTACAAATTTATTATTTGCTAATTTATTTGGAGCTGGTGTTCAAACAATGCTTGGATATGAAATGGGACATGATACCTCAATTTCTTCGAAAGAAAATATTACAAATATTACTGCTAAAAATGTTAACTTTACAACAGAAAAGGATATGAGTTTAAATGGAGTTGATATATCAGCTACTGATGATGTAACATTAAATGCTGGTGGAGATATTAAAATTACTTCTGCAAAGGAAGAGAGTTCAAGAAATGCTTATTCTAGTTCTGGGGATGTAAGATTTCATCAAGGAGCTGGTGTTCATATGATATACGGAGCAGGAGTAGGAGGACATATTGGATTAAACACTAGGGTTGATGTAAATAAAGATAATACAAATTCGACAGTTAATTCCAATATATCATCAGGTGGAAATTTAGTTGTTAAAACTAAGGGAAGCCTTGATATTGATGGAGGACATCTATCAGCTGAAAAAGATGTTAATTTGGAAGTAGGAAAGGATTTGAATATTAAGAGTGATATAACAACAAGTTCTAAAAATACTTATTACGCTACAGCTTCTCTTAGAGCTGGAGTAGATTTAACTACGAATACTGTTATTAGAGGTCAGCTTTCTGTTGCTGCTGGAGGGGGACATACATATAATGATCAGCAAAAAATAGATGAGTCTGGAATAACTAGTGGTGGAAACTTTATTGCTAAAGTTGGAGGAGATGTTGATTTAGATGCCGCTAAACTTGGAAGTGAAACTGGAAAAGGATCACTTGAAGTAGGTGGAGATATAAATCTAAAATCTGAAACCATTAGAACTGATGCAGCTGGAGCGGATATTGTTGCAGGTATAGGAGAAATTGGAGAAATGGGAGTTTCAGGATATATATCTGATACAATAAAGAAACAAGAGAAAGTAAATTCTGCTATAGGAGTTGATTCAGTAATTGTTAAGGGAGATGTAGCTATAGATGGAGAGAAAAAAGATGTTACAGATATTCCTAATGATATAAATAACAATAGAGAAGTTCAAGAAGATTATTTCTCTAAAGGAGGAGCATTCTCTGGAATTGCACCTGTTAAAAAAGGATATAATGCAGTAACTCCACATAAAAGAGGTAGTTACGATGTAAATCCTTAA